One window from the genome of Rhodopirellula halodulae encodes:
- a CDS encoding RNA polymerase sigma factor codes for MNSEDNSVADESTDQNPLIARIRQRDVDALGEFIGQQHTSLSRFIHSITGEHLLALVEVDDLLQEVATAAISSLPTAPLDQYSVMQWLQQIARRRVVDAHRFHFDAKRRDAGRQQSIHGGGASGGDASVMGMEQLLAASMTSPSAVVSQDIRLNAMSQAISQLNDEQQTAIRLRYVEGLPTKDIAERLGKTDVSIRVLLSRSMRQLEKQLEANRPTR; via the coding sequence ATGAATTCCGAAGACAACTCTGTCGCCGATGAATCGACGGATCAGAACCCGCTGATTGCCCGCATTCGCCAGCGTGATGTGGATGCACTCGGCGAATTCATTGGGCAACAACATACTTCTCTGTCACGATTCATCCATTCGATCACCGGCGAACACTTGTTGGCCTTGGTGGAGGTGGACGACTTGCTGCAGGAAGTCGCGACGGCCGCCATCTCTAGTCTGCCCACCGCTCCGTTGGACCAGTACTCCGTGATGCAGTGGTTGCAACAAATTGCACGTCGGCGAGTCGTCGATGCACACCGTTTTCACTTCGATGCCAAACGTCGCGATGCCGGACGGCAACAATCCATCCACGGCGGCGGAGCCTCGGGCGGGGACGCCAGCGTGATGGGAATGGAACAGCTTCTGGCGGCGAGCATGACATCGCCCAGCGCGGTCGTTAGCCAAGACATTCGCCTCAACGCCATGTCGCAAGCCATCTCACAGCTCAACGATGAGCAACAGACGGCGATTCGACTACGCTACGTTGAAGGGCTGCCCACGAAAGACATCGCTGAACGACTTGGAAAAACAGACGTGTCCATTCGCGTGCTCTTGTCTCGAAGCATGCGTCAGCTCGAGAAACAACTGGAAGCCAATCGTCCGACCAGGTGA
- a CDS encoding serine/threonine-protein kinase, with protein sequence MTSKLSSRNRSSRTADESTLDMDAILLECLESLAECEDGGTPQRVWELCPESLRQGARSGDRSGRFVLVEMVKMSMAIAVQNESPCWLQDYFDVLPDWFDAKSAPFDLVMEEIQLRRESGQTPEFETYQQGYPHLQEFLRPLFSGAEGMDVSVAKTRRRGVPTEFSSGEVVDDFEIIQKLGEGAFAHVYLARQQSMSRLVALKVSWDTGAEPQALAQFDHPNIVRVFDQRRVIIRESKDDDAELHLLYMQYHPGGTLAEVVRVIRELPLHQRSGKCFLQAVDQSLLDSAQVVPDRSSTRAWLASSDWPKLVAWVGMQLAEALQTAHDAGVLHRDVKPANVLLTAEGLPQLADFNVAMSGTAGRAGAASSMGGSVGYMAPEHLNAMSLSREGGPEHVKETADLYSLAVLLWELWQGARPFDCPKVTESWTELLETQHEARHRELLDPERLDTPSERVLENVLRNALSVDPEIRPENGAAMGGSLRLAMHPEAARLFDPKPGSWTHWLGRFSPWWLAIFSILLPNVAAGFINYFYNHSEIMPEEMRPSLDEFAIWVNSVAFPLGVGLIIVYTRASARALKASRNGEPVGEEELNSMLRLGYRAASIGGTCWLVAGVVYPLLLKARFEEFTNGQAVHFFASLMICGGVAMVYPLFALSIVASCVHYPRMIRPTMRDPHFERHAQKMVGDSESFLLIAVVIPLMGVALIVFGEGQAKEYLLLAIIAGMIGLVGAFAAYRVIVRTWRTLAEVLANETTATPH encoded by the coding sequence ATGACATCAAAATTGTCATCTCGAAACCGATCGTCCAGAACGGCGGATGAGTCCACACTCGATATGGACGCGATTCTGCTGGAGTGTTTGGAGAGTTTGGCTGAGTGCGAAGATGGCGGAACTCCTCAGCGTGTTTGGGAACTTTGTCCCGAATCTCTGCGGCAAGGTGCTCGTTCCGGAGACCGATCCGGACGATTTGTTTTGGTCGAGATGGTGAAGATGAGCATGGCGATTGCCGTGCAGAACGAAAGCCCCTGTTGGTTGCAGGACTACTTCGATGTCTTGCCCGATTGGTTCGATGCTAAATCCGCACCGTTTGATTTGGTCATGGAGGAAATTCAGCTGCGTCGAGAAAGCGGGCAAACGCCTGAGTTCGAAACGTATCAGCAAGGTTATCCTCACCTGCAAGAGTTCCTTCGTCCTTTGTTTTCCGGGGCGGAAGGAATGGATGTTTCCGTTGCGAAGACTCGACGGCGAGGTGTTCCCACCGAGTTCTCCTCGGGCGAAGTGGTGGATGATTTTGAGATCATTCAAAAGCTTGGCGAAGGGGCGTTCGCTCATGTTTATCTAGCGCGGCAGCAATCGATGTCCCGATTGGTGGCGTTGAAGGTATCGTGGGATACCGGCGCGGAGCCTCAGGCATTGGCCCAGTTTGATCATCCCAACATTGTTCGGGTGTTTGATCAGCGACGCGTGATCATTCGCGAATCGAAGGATGACGATGCGGAACTGCATCTGCTTTACATGCAATATCATCCTGGTGGCACCTTGGCGGAGGTGGTTCGCGTCATTCGTGAGCTGCCGCTGCATCAGCGATCTGGGAAGTGTTTTCTGCAGGCGGTTGATCAATCGTTGCTGGATTCAGCTCAGGTGGTTCCTGATCGATCGTCAACACGAGCTTGGTTGGCCTCAAGCGATTGGCCGAAATTGGTCGCGTGGGTTGGGATGCAATTGGCGGAAGCACTGCAAACCGCTCATGACGCCGGTGTGTTGCACCGGGATGTGAAGCCAGCCAACGTGTTGCTCACGGCGGAGGGCTTGCCACAACTGGCTGATTTCAACGTTGCCATGTCGGGGACGGCGGGGCGTGCCGGGGCGGCTTCTTCGATGGGAGGATCAGTCGGTTACATGGCACCTGAACATCTCAATGCGATGAGTCTCTCGCGCGAAGGTGGGCCGGAGCACGTGAAGGAAACGGCTGACTTGTATTCGTTGGCGGTTTTGTTGTGGGAGCTTTGGCAAGGCGCGCGTCCTTTCGACTGTCCCAAAGTGACCGAGTCATGGACCGAATTGTTGGAGACTCAGCACGAGGCACGTCACAGAGAATTGTTGGATCCGGAGCGTTTGGATACGCCTTCCGAACGAGTTCTGGAAAACGTTCTGAGAAACGCTCTGTCGGTTGATCCTGAAATACGTCCCGAGAACGGAGCTGCCATGGGAGGCAGTTTGCGTTTGGCCATGCATCCTGAGGCGGCCAGATTGTTCGATCCGAAACCAGGATCATGGACGCATTGGTTGGGGCGGTTTTCGCCATGGTGGTTGGCGATCTTTTCGATCTTGCTGCCCAACGTAGCGGCCGGGTTCATCAACTACTTTTACAACCACAGCGAAATCATGCCCGAGGAGATGCGTCCGAGCTTGGATGAGTTTGCCATCTGGGTCAATTCGGTCGCGTTCCCTTTGGGAGTTGGGTTGATCATCGTCTACACCCGCGCCTCGGCACGGGCGTTGAAGGCGTCCAGGAACGGCGAGCCAGTCGGGGAAGAAGAGTTGAATTCGATGTTGCGTCTTGGCTATCGCGCCGCTTCGATTGGAGGCACTTGTTGGTTGGTTGCCGGCGTGGTTTATCCGCTGCTCTTGAAAGCTCGTTTTGAGGAGTTCACCAATGGGCAGGCGGTCCACTTCTTTGCTTCGCTGATGATCTGTGGTGGCGTGGCAATGGTTTATCCATTGTTTGCGTTGAGCATTGTTGCCAGTTGCGTGCACTATCCGCGGATGATTCGACCGACCATGCGGGATCCCCATTTCGAAAGGCACGCTCAGAAGATGGTCGGTGACAGTGAATCCTTTTTGCTGATCGCGGTGGTGATTCCGCTGATGGGTGTGGCGTTGATTGTGTTTGGCGAAGGGCAAGCCAAAGAGTATCTGTTACTGGCGATCATCGCGGGAATGATCGGCTTGGTGGGGGCCTTTGCTGCGTATCGCGTGATCGTGCGAACGTGGCGAACTCTGGCCGAAGTCCTCGCCAACGAAACAACGGCCACGCCGCATTGA
- a CDS encoding S1 family peptidase, which yields MFRCRLTRTLRIVFHRWMSLLCPAVLLVLASPASNAMAGGETYQKALPSTVWIITANGEDQTSTGTGVFIDTDRKLVLTNAHVVGDSRTAVVFFPEKKNGETMVKRKEYLDSVLKLAQPGRIVAVDRRRDLALIELAEVPERAEAITLAETSVSVGDSVDLIGNPGGSDVLWVYTSGTVRSIYQKKFKSDHGEHDFRVVETQTPIKPGDSGGPVVNQNGELIAIAQSFSPSQNLVSYCVDVQEIKGFVNGPWKAAPLGTKAVLKNAEVDFELHSTGHYEIKQKLSSGATQSVFVAKDTEYFQRADVRRVWSLVSVSRDEPSTELMMRLMRQNSATKIGGWVVEKNGNGEFLILYVAKLDATAPDEAVAASIDYVARIAGAMSKQLKSQATEVTPAETPTQTLASWLAK from the coding sequence ATGTTTCGCTGCCGCCTGACTCGAACACTTCGAATCGTTTTTCATCGCTGGATGTCGCTGCTCTGCCCGGCTGTTTTGCTGGTGCTGGCGTCCCCAGCCTCCAACGCCATGGCGGGCGGGGAAACCTACCAAAAAGCATTGCCGTCGACGGTGTGGATCATCACGGCCAACGGCGAAGACCAAACCTCGACCGGTACCGGCGTCTTCATCGACACGGACCGAAAATTGGTGCTGACCAACGCTCACGTGGTCGGCGACAGCCGCACGGCCGTTGTTTTCTTCCCCGAAAAGAAGAACGGAGAAACGATGGTCAAACGCAAGGAATACCTCGATTCTGTGTTGAAACTCGCTCAGCCGGGCCGCATCGTCGCGGTCGATCGACGACGCGATCTGGCGCTGATCGAGTTGGCAGAGGTGCCTGAGCGGGCCGAAGCGATCACGTTAGCCGAAACCAGCGTCTCTGTTGGCGACTCCGTGGATTTGATCGGAAACCCAGGCGGATCAGATGTCCTGTGGGTCTACACCAGCGGCACGGTGCGATCGATTTATCAAAAGAAGTTCAAATCGGATCACGGCGAGCATGATTTCCGCGTCGTGGAAACGCAAACCCCGATCAAGCCCGGAGATAGCGGCGGACCCGTCGTGAACCAAAACGGCGAATTGATCGCGATCGCTCAGTCGTTCTCCCCTTCGCAAAATTTGGTCAGCTACTGCGTTGACGTTCAAGAAATCAAAGGGTTCGTGAACGGCCCGTGGAAAGCCGCCCCGCTGGGGACCAAAGCCGTCCTGAAAAATGCGGAAGTCGATTTTGAACTGCATTCGACCGGCCACTACGAGATCAAGCAAAAGTTAAGCTCCGGGGCGACTCAGTCGGTCTTCGTGGCCAAAGACACAGAGTACTTTCAGCGGGCCGATGTCCGCCGCGTGTGGTCGCTGGTTTCGGTGAGCCGTGACGAACCGAGCACCGAGCTGATGATGCGACTGATGCGTCAAAATTCTGCGACCAAGATTGGTGGATGGGTCGTCGAGAAGAACGGAAACGGTGAATTCCTCATCCTCTACGTCGCGAAATTGGATGCCACGGCTCCCGATGAAGCCGTTGCGGCCTCGATCGACTATGTGGCTCGCATCGCGGGAGCCATGAGCAAGCAATTGAAGTCTCAGGCGACGGAAGTCACCCCTGCTGAGACTCCTACCCAGACGCTGGCCTCGTGGCTGGCAAAGTGA
- a CDS encoding alpha/beta hydrolase, which produces MSVSVSAQQLDASKLKAETQTHRDLLYRTGDDLTDYQRSRCRLDLNHPTDSPGFSTVVWFHGGGLTGGNKTFPDGLRDQGFAVATVNYRLHPKVESPAYVEDAAAAVAWVVKNIAEFGGDPDRVYVSGHSAGGYLTSMVGLDKRWLAKHDVDADRLAGLIPYSGHTITHFTVRRERGIGKHQPIVDEMAPLFHVRADAPPLLLITGDRTLEMVGRYEENAYLWRMMQVVGHPNTQLMELDGYDHGQMADPAHPLLVRFIQGLEKD; this is translated from the coding sequence TTGAGCGTCTCGGTTTCGGCACAGCAGTTGGACGCTTCCAAACTGAAAGCTGAAACGCAAACGCACCGCGATCTGCTCTACCGAACGGGCGACGACCTGACCGATTATCAAAGAAGTCGTTGCCGTTTGGATCTCAATCATCCCACCGATTCACCCGGTTTCTCAACGGTGGTTTGGTTTCACGGCGGCGGGCTGACCGGAGGCAACAAGACGTTTCCGGATGGTCTGAGGGATCAAGGCTTCGCGGTTGCCACGGTCAACTATCGACTGCATCCAAAGGTGGAGTCACCCGCCTACGTCGAAGACGCCGCAGCAGCGGTGGCTTGGGTGGTCAAGAACATCGCAGAGTTTGGAGGCGACCCGGATCGCGTGTACGTCAGCGGGCATTCGGCCGGCGGCTATCTCACCAGCATGGTCGGTTTGGACAAACGGTGGCTTGCCAAACACGATGTGGATGCGGATCGTCTTGCGGGTTTGATTCCCTACAGCGGGCACACCATCACGCACTTCACCGTGCGAAGAGAACGTGGGATCGGAAAACATCAACCCATCGTGGACGAAATGGCACCGCTCTTTCACGTGAGAGCCGATGCACCTCCGTTGTTGCTCATCACCGGCGACCGGACATTGGAAATGGTGGGACGCTACGAAGAGAACGCCTACTTATGGCGAATGATGCAGGTGGTCGGGCATCCCAACACGCAGTTGATGGAACTGGACGGTTACGACCACGGGCAAATGGCCGATCCCGCGCATCCGTTGCTGGTGCGATTCATTCAGGGATTGGAAAAGGACTGA
- a CDS encoding RsmD family RNA methyltransferase yields the protein MKSNRTNNRRSKPKQRNTKGGTADGKPTKLRIIGGDMRGRPVTYHGEEFTRPMRDSVRENLFNILGRACRGAIAFDLFAGTGVLGLEAISRGCTRAVLVEPMRKAIAQIRDTTQRLGIEDKVRLVTGDAFVLADQLLKPATPEDDTAWIVFMSPPYRMWTDPEDYKKLKAIITRVQQYGPPGSVLVVETDTTFETDQLPPGDWDIRTYGITNLAFLEPGNVCGLVSPFPIPE from the coding sequence ATGAAATCCAATCGCACCAACAATCGACGTAGCAAACCCAAGCAGCGGAACACCAAGGGTGGGACCGCCGACGGAAAGCCGACCAAGCTGAGAATTATTGGCGGGGACATGCGAGGTCGCCCGGTCACTTACCACGGCGAAGAATTCACTCGGCCGATGCGTGATAGCGTCCGGGAAAACCTGTTCAACATTTTGGGCCGTGCCTGCCGCGGAGCCATCGCGTTTGATTTGTTCGCGGGCACAGGAGTTTTGGGTCTGGAAGCAATCAGCCGCGGTTGCACCCGGGCGGTATTGGTGGAACCGATGCGGAAAGCGATCGCACAGATTCGGGACACCACGCAGCGTCTTGGGATCGAAGACAAAGTCCGCTTGGTCACGGGCGACGCGTTTGTATTGGCTGATCAGCTTTTGAAGCCCGCGACACCAGAGGATGACACCGCTTGGATCGTTTTCATGAGTCCTCCCTATCGGATGTGGACTGACCCCGAAGACTATAAAAAACTAAAAGCAATTATCACGCGAGTTCAACAATATGGCCCGCCGGGAAGCGTGCTGGTGGTCGAGACGGATACCACGTTTGAGACGGATCAACTTCCGCCGGGCGATTGGGACATCCGCACCTACGGCATCACCAATCTCGCGTTCTTGGAACCGGGCAATGTTTGTGGGTTGGTCAGTCCTTTTCCAATCCCTGAATGA
- a CDS encoding ABC transporter ATP-binding protein, whose amino-acid sequence MPSHSLQLTSLSLKRGSQTVVRDFNLSLLQGEYCVVVGSSGSGKSTLLHGIAGLIAPSTGSVLIQGDNVNSLAARKRDVALLFQHDTMYPHLTVEQTLRIAVEASPGQRHSSAEVNQRMRWISKSLQLDPAWMSRRPDTLSGGQRRRVALAKTLIRKAAVCLLDEPMAAIDRSATENLLDHLADLSSAPESPTFVHVTHDGDEAMRLADKIVVMDQGTILQMGAPADIYRQPNSVAVALALGSPPCNRLDLEAVLVFCPELGEVLQTIDGKNFNQRFLLLRPEAIRLSSLSDHGTCAAEGIQNGEWCFPVSLVEQRDLGSRMLVRFRCTWDGFSETLTALLSPESASTDFGSECLCRVPISELRVVAH is encoded by the coding sequence ATGCCTTCGCACTCGCTACAACTCACGTCATTATCGCTCAAGCGGGGTTCGCAGACGGTTGTGCGGGACTTCAACCTGTCCCTCTTGCAGGGCGAGTACTGCGTGGTCGTGGGTTCGAGTGGCAGTGGCAAGAGCACGCTTCTGCACGGGATCGCGGGTCTGATCGCCCCCTCAACCGGATCAGTTTTGATTCAGGGAGATAACGTCAATTCTCTCGCGGCTCGCAAGCGGGACGTCGCATTGCTGTTCCAACATGACACGATGTACCCGCATTTGACGGTCGAGCAAACACTTCGGATTGCGGTGGAAGCCAGTCCCGGCCAACGACATTCTTCGGCGGAAGTGAACCAGCGGATGAGATGGATCTCCAAATCGCTGCAGTTGGATCCCGCTTGGATGTCGCGGCGACCGGACACGCTCAGTGGCGGTCAACGGCGTCGCGTCGCACTCGCGAAAACACTGATTCGCAAAGCGGCGGTGTGTTTGCTGGACGAGCCCATGGCTGCGATCGATCGATCAGCAACGGAGAACCTGCTGGATCACCTTGCCGATTTGTCGAGTGCTCCCGAATCGCCGACGTTTGTCCACGTCACTCACGACGGCGATGAGGCCATGCGTTTGGCTGACAAAATCGTCGTGATGGACCAAGGCACGATCCTTCAAATGGGTGCTCCGGCAGACATCTATCGCCAACCGAACTCGGTGGCCGTCGCCTTGGCACTCGGGTCACCTCCATGCAATCGATTGGATCTGGAAGCCGTCTTGGTCTTCTGTCCAGAACTGGGCGAGGTGCTGCAGACGATCGATGGCAAGAATTTTAATCAACGGTTCTTGCTCCTGCGGCCCGAAGCGATCCGGCTTTCCTCACTGTCGGATCACGGGACCTGTGCCGCCGAAGGCATTCAAAACGGAGAGTGGTGCTTCCCGGTTTCCCTGGTGGAGCAACGCGACCTCGGTTCTCGGATGCTGGTGCGTTTTCGTTGCACGTGGGACGGTTTTTCGGAGACGCTGACCGCCTTGCTTTCTCCCGAGTCAGCGTCAACCGACTTCGGATCAGAATGCCTGTGTCGAGTGCCAATCTCCGAACTGAGGGTCGTTGCCCACTGA
- the msrB gene encoding peptide-methionine (R)-S-oxide reductase MsrB, whose amino-acid sequence MPLKQQKTFRHFQVFAIAITLFAAGGLTLLAMDSESKTSAKLLNEEATQATDEAGSAEEEFVPPTKAELRRKLNRIQYDVTQNAATEPAFRNAYWNNKKKGEYHCIVCDKPLFKSDTKFKSGTGWPSFFEPIEKDAVGYETDYKMFFPRTEVHCERCKAHLGHVFDDGPAPTGKRYCMNSASMKFIEANSREEK is encoded by the coding sequence ATGCCTCTCAAGCAACAAAAAACGTTCCGTCATTTCCAGGTGTTCGCAATCGCGATTACCTTGTTTGCCGCCGGTGGTCTGACCTTGCTGGCAATGGATTCCGAATCGAAAACGTCGGCCAAGTTGCTGAATGAGGAGGCAACGCAGGCAACGGATGAGGCCGGTTCTGCCGAAGAAGAATTTGTTCCACCGACGAAAGCGGAGCTGAGGAGAAAGCTCAATCGCATTCAGTACGACGTGACCCAGAATGCGGCAACGGAACCAGCGTTTCGAAACGCTTACTGGAACAACAAAAAGAAGGGCGAGTACCACTGCATCGTGTGCGACAAGCCGTTGTTCAAGAGCGACACCAAGTTCAAATCCGGAACCGGTTGGCCCAGTTTCTTCGAACCAATCGAAAAAGACGCGGTCGGATATGAGACCGACTACAAAATGTTCTTTCCGAGAACGGAAGTGCACTGCGAACGCTGCAAGGCACACCTCGGCCACGTGTTTGACGACGGGCCCGCACCGACTGGAAAAAGATACTGCATGAACAGCGCTTCGATGAAATTCATCGAAGCAAACTCACGCGAGGAGAAATGA
- the rplK gene encoding 50S ribosomal protein L11 has product MAKQVTGQAKFQVPGGQATPAPPVGTSLGKYGVNLGQFVQQFNDRTKEYNGTPIPVIVTVYNDRSFDFITKSPPAASMLMQSAGIAKGSGVPNKDKVATVTRAQCEEIAQKKMADLNARDIDQAVRMIEGTARSMGIIVDG; this is encoded by the coding sequence ATGGCAAAACAAGTCACCGGCCAAGCCAAGTTTCAAGTCCCCGGCGGTCAAGCCACTCCCGCCCCTCCTGTTGGTACGTCGCTGGGTAAGTACGGCGTGAACTTGGGACAATTTGTTCAGCAGTTCAACGACCGAACCAAGGAATACAACGGAACACCCATTCCAGTCATCGTGACGGTTTACAACGACCGTAGCTTTGACTTCATCACCAAGAGCCCACCAGCCGCATCCATGTTGATGCAGTCGGCCGGAATCGCCAAAGGCAGTGGCGTTCCTAACAAGGACAAGGTCGCCACGGTCACCCGTGCCCAGTGCGAAGAGATCGCTCAAAAGAAGATGGCTGACTTGAACGCTCGCGATATCGATCAAGCCGTTCGCATGATCGAGGGCACCGCTCGCAGCATGGGCATCATCGTCGACGGTTGA
- the nusG gene encoding transcription termination/antitermination protein NusG: MSDEDVKDVDSPETEAAPSASEAPAPPPPAPVDPNEPPKPEVNDESPMDWYILKVAFNREDSIAEALRKKVRMEGMGEYFGDIVVPSEDVATFTRDGKRRVSKRKLLPGYIMVYMSINDDTWFLVREVGGISDFTGSAGKPMPMEPEDVERFINRPAVEDEDEAPIKTAIPFKVGDRVRVKEGNFENQEGEVDVVDEANGRVTVIINIFGRSVPMELDHWQVEPL; encoded by the coding sequence GTGAGTGACGAAGACGTGAAAGACGTCGACTCGCCAGAAACCGAAGCCGCTCCATCCGCCTCTGAAGCGCCCGCTCCGCCACCACCGGCTCCCGTCGATCCAAACGAACCTCCCAAACCAGAAGTGAACGATGAGTCACCGATGGATTGGTACATCCTGAAAGTCGCCTTCAACCGCGAAGATTCCATTGCGGAAGCCCTTCGCAAGAAGGTTCGCATGGAAGGCATGGGCGAGTACTTCGGTGACATCGTTGTCCCGTCGGAAGACGTTGCGACGTTCACTCGTGACGGCAAACGCCGTGTCAGCAAACGCAAATTGCTGCCCGGCTACATCATGGTCTACATGTCGATCAACGACGACACGTGGTTCTTGGTCCGTGAAGTTGGCGGTATCAGCGATTTCACAGGCTCGGCTGGTAAGCCCATGCCGATGGAACCCGAAGATGTCGAACGGTTCATCAACCGTCCCGCCGTCGAAGACGAGGACGAAGCTCCGATCAAGACCGCGATCCCATTCAAGGTCGGCGATCGAGTGCGAGTCAAAGAGGGCAACTTCGAGAACCAAGAAGGCGAAGTCGACGTGGTTGACGAAGCCAATGGCCGCGTGACGGTCATCATCAACATCTTTGGACGTAGCGTCCCGATGGAACTGGATCACTGGCAAGTCGAGCCGTTGTAG
- the secE gene encoding preprotein translocase subunit SecE, protein MSKDLTQSGTAGAGGSSLSSELFHAGVYKANQGRIVRQLTALAVWVVVALGCWRLYTFLPATMGDASMAARVIPGVLLAAGLWFGFRVVNWPRFADFLIAVEAEMNKVTWPSKDELIRASVVVIFTIFFLAITLFLFDVLWQFIFNFIGVTS, encoded by the coding sequence GTGTCCAAAGATCTAACCCAATCCGGCACGGCCGGCGCCGGGGGCAGTTCGCTGAGCAGCGAACTGTTCCATGCCGGTGTGTACAAAGCCAACCAAGGCCGGATCGTTCGCCAACTGACGGCCCTCGCCGTTTGGGTGGTCGTCGCTTTGGGTTGCTGGCGTTTGTACACGTTTCTGCCCGCGACGATGGGCGATGCGTCCATGGCCGCTCGTGTGATCCCCGGGGTTCTGCTCGCTGCAGGACTGTGGTTTGGCTTCCGAGTCGTCAACTGGCCCCGATTCGCCGATTTTTTGATCGCGGTCGAAGCCGAAATGAACAAGGTGACTTGGCCCAGCAAGGATGAACTGATCCGCGCATCGGTTGTCGTGATTTTCACCATCTTCTTCCTTGCCATCACATTGTTCCTGTTCGATGTTCTCTGGCAATTCATCTTCAACTTCATCGGAGTCACATCGTGA
- the tuf gene encoding elongation factor Tu encodes MAKDKFERTKPHVNVGTIGHIDHGKTTTTGAILAVQAAKGLAQAKGYSDIAKGGTVRDATKTVTIAVAHVEYETDSRHYAHIDCPGHADFVKNMITGAAQMDGAILVVSAADGPMPQTKEHVLLGRQVGVPYIVVYLNKCDLVDDEELLELVELEVRELLSKYDYPGDDVPVVRGSSLPAYNNPADPDASKCISELMDALDEYIPEPDREDDKPFLMAIEDVFSIEGRGTVATGRIERGVVKVGEEVEIIGLGSESTKTTCTGVEMFRKEMNEGRAGDNVGCLLRGVKREDIQRGQVLAKPGSITPHTKFEAEVYCLSKDEGGRHTPFFSGYRPQFYFRTTDVTGTANLVGADMCMPGDNVKVEVELHKPIAMDDGVRFAIREGGRTVGSGVVTKIID; translated from the coding sequence ATGGCTAAGGACAAATTTGAACGTACCAAGCCCCACGTCAACGTAGGTACGATTGGTCACATTGACCACGGCAAAACGACGACGACGGGTGCTATCCTCGCTGTTCAAGCCGCAAAGGGCTTGGCACAAGCGAAGGGTTATTCGGATATCGCCAAGGGCGGTACCGTTCGTGACGCAACGAAGACCGTGACGATCGCGGTGGCTCACGTTGAATACGAAACAGACAGCCGTCACTACGCTCACATCGACTGCCCCGGCCACGCTGACTTTGTCAAGAACATGATCACCGGTGCCGCCCAGATGGACGGTGCAATTTTGGTTGTGTCGGCTGCCGACGGCCCCATGCCTCAAACCAAGGAGCACGTGCTCCTCGGTCGTCAGGTTGGCGTTCCTTACATCGTCGTTTACTTGAACAAGTGCGACTTGGTCGATGACGAAGAACTGCTCGAGTTGGTCGAGTTGGAAGTTCGCGAATTGTTGAGCAAGTACGACTACCCAGGCGACGACGTGCCAGTCGTTCGCGGTAGCTCGCTCCCCGCTTACAACAACCCAGCGGACCCAGACGCCAGCAAGTGCATCAGCGAATTGATGGACGCGTTGGACGAGTACATTCCTGAACCAGACCGCGAAGACGACAAGCCATTCTTGATGGCGATCGAAGACGTCTTCTCGATCGAAGGTCGCGGTACCGTCGCTACCGGTCGTATCGAGCGTGGTGTGGTCAAAGTCGGCGAAGAAGTCGAAATCATCGGTTTGGGCAGCGAGTCGACCAAGACGACCTGCACCGGTGTCGAAATGTTCCGCAAAGAAATGAACGAAGGCCGTGCTGGCGACAACGTTGGTTGCTTGCTCCGCGGTGTGAAACGCGAAGACATCCAACGTGGTCAAGTTCTGGCAAAGCCAGGCAGCATCACGCCTCACACCAAGTTCGAAGCAGAGGTTTACTGCTTGAGCAAGGATGAAGGCGGACGTCACACGCCATTCTTCAGCGGTTACCGTCCACAGTTCTACTTCCGCACGACCGACGTCACCGGAACCGCCAACTTGGTCGGTGCCGACATGTGCATGCCTGGCGATAACGTCAAGGTCGAAGTCGAATTGCACAAGCCGATCGCTATGGATGACGGTGTTCGCTTCGCTATTCGCGAAGGTGGACGCACCGTCGGTTCGGGTGTTGTCACCAAGATCATCGATTAA